From the Homo sapiens chromosome 1, GRCh38.p14 Primary Assembly genome, one window contains:
- the LRRC8D gene encoding volume-regulated anion channel subunit LRRC8D isoform X1 gives MFTLAEVASLNDIQPTYRILKPWWDVFMDYLAVVMLMVAIFAGTMQLTKDQVVCLPVLPSPVNSKAHTPPGNAEVTTNIPKMEAATNQDQDGRTTNDISFGTSAVTPDIPLRATYPRTDFALPNQEAKKEKKDPTGRKTNLDFQQYVFINQMCYHLALPWYSKYFPYLALIHTIILMVSSNFWFKYPKTCSKVEHFVSILGKCFESPWTTKALSETACEDSEENKQRITGAQTLPKHVSTSSDEGSPSASTPMINKTGFKFSAEKPVIEVPSMTILDKKDGEQAKALFEKVRKFRAHVEDSDLIYKLYVVQTVIKTAKFIFILCYTANFVNAISFEHVCKPKVEHLIGYEVFECTHNMAYMLKKLLISYISIICVYGFICLYTLFWLFRIPLKEYSFEKVREESSFSDIPDVKNDFAFLLHMVDQYDQLYSKRFGVFLSEVSENKLREISLNHEWTFEKLRQHISRNAQDKQELHLFMLSGVPDAVFDLTDLDVLKLELIPEAKIPAKISQMTNLQELHLCHCPAKVEQTAFSFLRDHLRCLHVKFTDVAEIPAWVYLLKNLRELYLIGNLNSENNKMIGLESLRELRHLKILHVKSNLTKVPSNITDVAPHLTKLVIHNDGTKLLVLNSLKKMMNVAELELQNCELERIPHAIFSLSNLQELDLKSNNIRTIEEIISFQHLKRLTCLKLWHNKIVTIPPSITHVKNLESLYFSNNKLESLPVAVFSLQKLRCLDVSYNNISMIPIEIGLLQNLQHLHITGNKVDILPKQLFKCIKLRTLNLGQNCITSLPEKVGQLSQLTQLELKGNCLDRLPAQLGQCRMLKKSGLVVEDHLFDTLPLEVKEALNQDINIPFANGI, from the coding sequence ATGTTTACCCTTGCGGAAGTTGCATCACTTAATGACATTCAGCCAACTTACCGAATCCTGAAACCATGGTGGGATGTGTTTATGGATTACCTAGCTGTTGTTATGTTAATGGTAGCCATCTTTGCAGGAACCATGCAACTTACCAAAGATCAGGTGGTCTGTTTGCCAGTATTGCCATCTCCTGTAAATTCAAAGGCACATACACCACCAGGAAATGCCGAGGTCACCACCAACATCCCAAAGATGGAAGCAGCCACCAACCAAGACCAAGATGGGCGGACAACAAACGACATTTCCTTTGGGACATCTGCTGTGACACCTGACATACCTCTCAGAGCCACATATCCTCGCACAGATTTCGCACTTCCAAATCAggaggcaaagaaagagaagaaagatccAACAGGTCGAAAAACAAACTTGGATTTTCagcaatatgtatttattaatcaaATGTGTTACCATCTGGCCCTTCCGTGGTATTCTAAGTACTTTCCATACCTAGCTCTTATACATACTATTATTCTCATGGTCAGTAGCAACTTTTGGTTCAAATATCCCAAAACATGCTCAAAAGTAGAACATTTTGTTTCAATATTAGGAAAGTGCTTTGAATCCCCTTGGACGACAAAAGCGTTGTCTGAGACAGCATGCGAAGACTCAGAGGAAAACAAGCAGAGAATAACAGGTGCCCAGACTCTACCAAAGCATGTTTCTACCAGCAGTGATGAAGGGAGCCCCAGTGCCAGTACACCAATGATCAATAAAACTGGCTTTAAATTTTCAGCTGAGAAGCCTGTGATTGAAGTTCCCAGCATGACAATCCTGGATAAAAAGGATGGAGAGCAGGCCAAAGCCCTGTTTGAGAAAGTGAGGAAGTTCCGTGCCCATGTGGAAGATAGTGACTTGATCTATAAACTCTATGTGGTCCAAACAGTTATCAAAACAGCCaagttcatttttattctctGCTATACAGCGAACTTTGTCAACGCAATCAGCTTTGAACACGTCTGCAAGCCCAAAGTTGAGCATCTGATTGGTTATGAGGTATTTGAGTGCACCCACAATATGGCTTACATGTTGAAAAAGCTTCTCATCAGTTACATATCCATTATTTGTGTTTATGGCTTTATCTGCCTCTACACTCTCTTCTGGTTATTCAGGATACCTTTGAAGGAATATTCTTTCGAAAAAGTCAGAGAAGAGAGCAGTTTTAGTGACATTCCAGATGTCAAAAACGATTTTGCgttccttcttcacatggtagacCAGTATGACCAGCTATATTCCAAGCGTTTTGGTGTGTTCTTGTCAGAAGTTAGTGAAAATAAACTTAGGGAAATTAGTTTGAACCATGAGTGGACATTTGAAAAACTCAGGCAGCACATTTCACGCAACGCCCAGGACAAGCAGGAGTTGCATCTGTTCATGCTGTCGGGGGTGCCCGATGCTGTCTTTGACCTCACAGACCTGGATGTGCTAAAGCTTGAACTAATTCCAGAAGCTAAAATTCCTGCTAAGATTTCTCAAATGACTAACCTCCAAGAGCTCCACCTCTGCCACTGCCCTGCAAAAGTTGAACAGACTGCTTTTAGCTTTCTTCGCGATCACTTGAGATGCCTTCACGTGAAGTTCACTGATGTGGCTGAAATTCCTGCCTGGGTGTATTTGCTCAAAAACCTTCGAGAGTTGTACTTAATAGGCAATTTGAACTCTGAAAACAATAAGATGATAGGACTTGAATCTCTCCGAGAGTTGCGGCACCTTAAGATTCTCCACGTGAAGAGCAATTTGACCAAAGTTCCCTCCAACATTACAGATGTGGCTCCACATCTTACAAAGTTAGTCATTCATAATGACGGCACTAAACTCTTGGTACTGAACAGCCTTAAGAAAATGATGAATGTCGCTGAGCTggaactccagaactgtgagctagAGAGAATCCCACATGCTATTTTCAGCCTCTCTAATTTACAGGAACTGGATTTAAAGTCCAATAACATTCGCACAATTGAGGAAATCATCAGTTTCCAGCATTTAAAACGACTGACTTGTTTAAAATTATGGCATAACAAAATTGTTACTATTCCTCCCTCTATTACCCATGTCAAAAACTTGGAGTCACTTTATTTCTCTAACAACAAGCTCGAATCCTTACCAGTGGCAGTATTTAGTTTACAGAAACTCAGATGCTTAGATGTGAGCTACAACAACATTTCAATGATTCCAATAGAAATAGGATTGCTTCAGAACCTGCAGCATTTGCATATCACTGGGAACAAAGTGGACATTCTGCCAAAACAATTGTTTAAATGCATAAAGTTGAGGACTTTGAATCTGGGACAGAACTGCATCACCTCACTCCCAGAGAAAGTTGGTCAGCTCTCCCAGCTCACTCAGCTGGAGCTGAAGGGGAACTGCTTGGACCGCCTGCCAGCCCAGCTGGGCCAGTGTCGGATGCTCAAGAAAAGCGGGCTTGTTGTGGAAGATCACCTTTTTGATACCCTGCCACTCGAAGTCAAAGAGGCATTGAATCAAGACATAAATATTCCCTTTGCAAATGGGATTTAA